GGCGCCACCCTGCTGGCTACCAGCATCATCTCGCTGCACGGGCTGTCCATCCTGCCGGCTACCCAGGTGATGACGCTGATGCTGCTGGAACTGGTGTTCGCCGCCATTTCCGCCTACTTCCTCGCCGGCGAGGCGATGAAGACGCAGGAGCTGATCGGCGGGCTGCTGATCGCCAGTGCCAGCCTGATGTCCGGGCGTATCGTGCAGAAGAAGCCGGCCGCGGCGGCGGTGATGGCGGCGGCTACCGATCACTGAAGCAGGAGGCAGCATGTTGATACGCAAGATGACGGAGGCGGATTTTCAGCGCTTCTGGCCGGTGTTCCAGGGCGTGATCGCGGCGCAGGATAGCTACGCCTTTGCGCCGGACATGACGCTGCAGCAGGGCTGGCAGCTGTGGGGCGAGCTGCCGCTGCAGACCTGGGTGGCAGAGGACGACGGCGAGCTGCTGGGCAGCTATTTCCTGAAAGCCAATGCCGCCGGGCCCGGCAGCCATGTTGCCAACTGCGGCTACATGGTGTCGCCGGCGGCGCGCGGGCGCGGCATTGCCGCGGCCATGTGCGAGCACTCGCAGCAGCAGGCGCGCGAGGCCGGCTTTCTGGCGATGCAGTTCAACAGCGTGGTGGCCAGCAACAAGGTGGCGGTGGCGCTGTGGCAGAAGCTCGGCTTTGCCATTGTCGGCCGCGTGCCGCTGGCCTACCGGCATCGCGAGCTGGGCCTGGTGGACATCCTGGTCATGCACAAGCAGCTGGGCTGAGAGCGGTCGCGGCTTGACGCCGGCCGGTGCGTGGCGGCACAATCCGTTCAATATTTTCATTATTGTCGAAATATGGAATCAACACTTGTCGTCAGGATGTTGGCCGCATTGGCGCAGGAAACACGGCTGGCGGTTTTTCGCCAGTTGGTGGAGGCCGGCCCGGCCGGGCGTGCCGCCGGCGAGCTGGCCACGGCGCTGGATTGCGCGCCGGCCACGCTGTCCTTCCATCTCAAGGAACTGGTGCATGCCGGGCTGATCGCCGGCCGGCAGGAAGGCCGCTTCGTGATCTATGCGGCCAACTTTGCCGCCATGAACGGCCTGCTGGGTTACCTCACCGATAACTGCTGCCAGGCATCGCCGGCCGACGGCTGCGGCTGCTGAACAGGAGAGCTGTCATGAAACGCATGCATATTCACGTCGCGGTGGATGATCTGGCTGCCAGCATCCGCTTTTACAACGCCTTGTTCGGTGCCGAGCCAACGGTGCACAAGCCGGATTACGCCAAGTGGATGCTGGACGACCCGCGGGTCAACTTCGCCATCAGCCAGCGCGGTGCCCGGCCAGGGCTGGATCACCTGGGCATCCAGACGGAAAGCGCCGAGGAACTGGCAGAGCTGAAGCAGCGCATCGATGCCGCCGGCCTGGCGGCGCTGAGCGAGGAGGGGACCACCTGCTGTTACGCGGTATCCGACAAGCACTGGCTGCAGGACCCGTCCGGCATCGCCTGGGAGAGCTACCACACGCTGGACACGGCGCCCACCTACAACACCGCGCCGGCTGCCGTTGCGGCCAACCCCGACAGCTGCTGCGCCCCCGCCAGCGGCGCGATCAGCGAGGCCGCCTGCTGCGCGCCGGCACCGCAGCGGGTGCAGCTGATCGCGCGCAAGAACATCGAAGCCACCGTTTCCAGGGAAAGGAAGTCCCGTGACTGACAAGGTTTACAACGTACTGATCCTCTGCACCGGTAACTCGGCGCGCAGCATTCTGGGCGAGGCGCTGATCAACAACCTGGGCCAGGGGCGCTTCCGGGGCTACAGCGCCGGCAGCCAGCCCACCGGCAAGGTGAACCCCTACGCGCTGAAGACGCTGGAAAAGCATGGCATCGCCACTGCCGGCTACCGCAGCAAGAGCTGGGACGAATTCGCGCTGCCGGATGCGCCGCAGATGGATTTCGTGTTTACCGTGTGCGGCAATGCCGACGGCGAAGCCTGCCCGGTGTGGCCGGGGCACCCGATGCGCGCGCACTGGGGGGTGGAAGATCCGGCCGGCGTCGGCAGCAACGACGAAGAAGCGATGGCGGCGTTCGCCAGGGCGTTCATGATTCTCAAGCGCCGGGTGGAGCTGTTCATGTCGCTGCCGGTGGACAAGCTGGACGCGCTGGCGTTGAGGCAGAAACTGGCGGAGATCGGCAAGCAATGAATGCGCGTGCATACGTGGCGGAAGCGCTGGGCACGGCGCTGCTGCTGGTGGTGGGGCTGGGCTCCGGCATCATGGCGCAGCAGCTGGCGGGCGGTAACGTGGCGCTGGCGCTGCTGGCCAATACCCTGGCCACCGGCGCCGGGCTGCTGGTGCTGATTACCGTGTTCGCGCCGCTGTCGGGCGCCCACCTCAACCCGGCGGTGAGCCTGGTTATGGCGCGATGCGGCCAACTGCCGTGGCGGCAATTGCTGCCTTATGTTGCCTGCCAGCTGGCCGGCGCGCTGGCCGGGGTGCTGCTGACGCATGCCATGTTCGATCTGCCCTTGTTGCAGGTGGCGCAGCATGCGCGTACCGGTTGGTCGCAATGGCTGTCCGAGGCGGTGGCCACTGCCGGCCTGCTGCTGGTCATCTTCGGCGCCATGCGCCATGCCGGCGAGCGCATTCCGCTGCTGGTGGCGCTGTATATCGTGGCCGCTTACTGGTTTACCGCGTCATCGGCATTTGCCAACCCGGCCATCACGCTGGCGCGTTGCCTCAGCGATACCTTTGCCGGCATCCGCCCGCAGGATGTGAGCGGCTACGTGCTGGCGCAGCTGGCCGGTGCGCTGCTGGGCGGCAGCCTGGGCAGCTGGCTGTTCGCCACGCCGCCGGTGCGGCAGGCCGCCACGGCAGCGGTGTCCGATCTGGCGGGATAGCAGCGTACTCCCCCTGCTCTCAGGGGGTAGCGCCGTAATGGCGCAGGATGCGCTCGTATTCGCCGGACTGATGCAGGGCGGTCAGGCCCTGGCTGAATTCGGTGAGCAAGCGGCCGCTTTCCGTCTTGTGGCGGCTGAAGGCGATGTGCAGCGGCATCACTTCCAGTGGCGGCTCCTCCCAGCACAGCGGTACCGATAGCGCAGGCTTCGCCTGCCGCTGCAGGTACTGCGCCACTTCACGATCGATCAGCACCAGGTCGAGTCGCCCTGCGGCCAACTTGTACAGGTTGCTCATGTCGTCTTCGGCATCGACGCTGTGCAGGCCGGCCTGCTCGAAGCTGTCCGGGTTCTTGTAGCCCTGCACCGTGCCGATGCGCAGCGTGCGCAGCTGTGCCAGCTCGCTCACGTTGACACGGTGGTCGCAGCGGCTGAAGAAACCCAGCGTGGTGTTGTAGATCGGCAGGCTGAAATACAGGAAGCCGCTGCGCTCCTGCGAATACCACAGCCCGAGCAGGCCATCGAAATGGCCGTTCTGCACCTCGCTCAGTGCCCGCACCCAAGGGCGAAAGCTCAGCCGCAGCGAGATGCCGCGCTGGGCAAAGGCCGCGCGCGCGATGGCGCCGATCAGGCCGCCAGCCGGGTCGGTCGCGGTGGTGTAGGGCGGATATTCCGCGGCCGCCAGGGTGATGCTCTGGCCAGCGGCCAGGCAATACTGGCTGCACAGCAGGGCCAGCAACAGGCAGAGTGTTTTCATGCCGTAGTCTTGGAGTCGTTTCACGATCTGTGGTGTGTGTGCCGAAAACCTTAGGCGCCGGCTACGGTTTGGCTATGGTGAATTTACCACGCTTGCTTGCAGCCGAACGCCATGATCGTAAATTGGTTTTTATAGATATTCCAGCCGACAAGGCCCGCGTCTACCTGTACTTTGCGGCAGGCTACTCCTCCCACGGCCACCAGTCGGGCAGCGGCTGCAGTGCGCTTTCCGGGTACTGCGCGAACAGGTTGGCCGCAAGGCGCAACGGTTGCTGCACGCCGTGCTCGCCCAGCCAGTCGTCCAGTGCCTCGACCTGTTCCTCCTTGCCCATCAGCCGGTACAGCAGCGCCCAGTCTTCCGGCAGGCACCACGGCAGGCCGTCGGCCTGCTGCACGGCGCTGGCATCGAACGGCCAGCGAAAGCTGCCCTTGGGCAGGCGGATCGCCATCTCGGCGATCAGGTCCACCGGCGCGGCATCCGGCAACTCGAAGCGGGCGTAGTGGCGGGTGGCGTATTGCGGATGCGGCGGCGGGGTGATGTCGCGGCCACGCGCCGCCAGCACCTCGCGCACGGCGGCAAAGTCGGCGGCGGTGGTGACGATGTCCAGGCCGCGCGGTTCGTCCACCAGGCCCAGCTGTTGCAGCAGGGTGCTGCCGCCTATGGCCCAGCAGCGGCCGGCCAGCGCCGGCGCCAGTTGGTGTGCCAGTTGCAATGGGGTCTGCATGCGGGCTCCTTGCCGGTGGCTCAGTAGTGCGGCGGGATGTCGTCGCGCAGCGAGCGCTGCTCTTCCGGCTGGTTGCCGGCCTGCTGCAGGCGGTACAGGTGGCGCAGCTGTTCCTGCAGCAGGTCGATCTGCTGCTGCTGGCGCGCCACGGTCAGGTTGAGCGCGTCCAGCAGTTCTTCCTGCAGCGCAAGCTTGATTTCCAGTTCGGTAATGCGGGATTCCATGGTGGCTCCAGGCGGGTAGTGCGCGCATTGTAGCCATGTTGGCCGCACGCCGGCAGGCAAACCGTGCCGCGGCTAGACCTGGAAGCGCGCCACCATGCGCTCCATATCGGCCACCACGTCCTTCATCACCCCGGAGGTGGCGGCGGCATGGTGGGCGATATGGGTAACATCCGCCGAGTGGCTCACCACCACCTCGATGCGCTGCGCTACCTCGGTGGAGGCCCGCGCCTGCTGCTGCAGCGCCGCGCTCAGCGTGGACATGATGCCTGCCACCTGCTGCGACAGCTGGCGCAGCTGCGACAGGCTGTCGCCGGCCAGTTCGGCGCGGTGCACGCTGTCGTTGGCCAGGGTGACGCTGTTGCCCACCTCCTGCACCACCTCGCTGGTGGAGTGCTGGATGGCGGATACCATCTGCACGATTTCACTGGTGGACTGCGCCGTTTTTTCCGACAGCTTGCGCACCTCGTCGGCCACCACCGCAAAACCGCGGCCATGTTCGCCGGCGCGCGCCGCCTCGATGGCGGCATTGAGCGCCAGCAGGTTGGTCTGGTCGGCAATATCGCGGATCACGGCGACGATGCTGGATATCCGTGCCGACTCCTCCTGCAGCTGGCTGATACGCTCCGCCGCGCCGATCACCACGCGCGACACCTGCTGCAATTCGCCGATCAGCCCCAGCAGCGAATCATGCCCGGCCCTGGCCTGCAGGTCGGAGCTGCTGCTCAGCTCGGCCGCCGCCACCGTGCTGTCCGCCACCTCGCTGATGGAGCTGGTCAGGTTCTCGGCGTTGGCCGCAATGCCGCTGGCGGCCTCGCCCTGCTGTTCCACCGCGTGCTCCATGCGCTGCACCGACTGGTTGAGTTCCTCCGACGACTGGCGCAGCGAATCGGCATTGCGGCGCGTGCCCAGCATGGCTTCGCGCAGCGCCACCTGCATGTCGGCCATGGCCTGGATCAGCTTGCCTACTTCATCGCGGCTGGCCGCGGGCAGCTCGCCACGCAGGTCGCCACCGGCAATGCGTCGTGCCGCCGCTACCGTTTCGGCCAGCCTGGCCGCCATGCCGCTGGCGATCAGCAGCGACAGCACCAGCGCCAGGGCGATGCCCAGCAGCAGGGCGATGATGCCGCTGCGGATGCTGCTTTGCGCCGCCTCCTGGGCGCGGCTGCCGGCCGCGCGGGCTTCATCCGCACTCAGCCTGGTCAGCGCGTCGGTCTGGTCGCGCAGCAGGTTGGCGCGTTTCACCCACTCGCCCTTGCGCAGCGCCTGCGCGGCGTCCTCCTGGCCGCTGGCGCGCAGCGCGATCGCCTGTTCCACCGTGGTGCGGTAGTCGGCCGCCGCCTGCAGCGCCTGCTGGTAGGCCTTGCGTTCGGCCTCGCTGGAGATCAGTGGCTCATAAGCCTGGAATGCCTTGCCCAGCGAGGCATCCAGCTGTTGCATCGATTGCGCGGTCTTGGTCTGCTCGGCCGGCTGGGTGGACAGCATGTATTCCAGGCTGCGCACCCGGTAGCGCAGGCGCAGCTGGCTGATGTCCGCCACCGCCTGCAGCGAGGGTAGCGAGGTGTCGCTGATGACATGGCTGTCGCGGCTGATGCCGTGGATCTGCCACAGACAGTACAGGATGGCGGTAACCAGGATGCCGCCGCTGCCAAGGAAGCTGACCAGGAACTTTGCCCGCAGGCCCAGATTATCGAGAAATCGCATGGCGCCTCTCCTTGCCAGCCGGATAATGCCGAAAGTATAGGCAGCGTCCTGGCGGATTGCCGCCCGGCTGCATGGTGGCCGGGCAGGAGGCGCTACGGCCTGCTAGCCGCGCATAAAAACAATGCCGCCGGCACGGGGCCGGCGGCATTGAGGGGTGCAGTAGTGCTGCGGTGTTACATCGGCAGCACGCGCGCGGTGCCGTTGCCGCTGAGAATCTTCACGCGCTGGCCCGCGCTGATGGGCACATCGGCTTCCTGCACGATGGAGATGGTGCGGCCCTTGTCGGTCTGGATGGTCAGCTCGTAAGCGGCCTTGCTGCTGCCGCGCTGCATGCCCTCGGCAGCAACGCCACCGATCATGGCGCCAACGATGGCGCCGGCGGCGGAGCCCTTGCCCTGGCCGACGCTGCTGCCGGCGATGCCGCCCAGCGCGGTGCCGCCCAGGGTCAGCAGGTCATTTTTGCTGCCTTCCATCCTTACCGATTTCACATCCAGCACCTTGCCGTATTCCACGTCGTGAATCTGGCGCATGTCGGACTGGCTGTAGACGGCGGCGGAGTCCGAACCGTACATGCTGGTGCAGCCTGCCAGCAGGGCAACGGACAGCAGGGACAGGGTGGCGGTAAGGCGCAGGCGGGACATGATGCAACTCCATGAGATTCACAATGGCCCGTATTTGACCACATTCCCGGGGCGGGGTTTGCGCTAACTACGTGACTATTTGTGACGAAGTGTGAAGACGAATGGCCTCAGTCGGCCAGTTGCGCCGCGAATTCGGCGGGTACCGACGGCCGGCCACGTTCGTTGATGGCGGTACCGACGATCAGGCCTTCCAGCACCACCTTGCCGTCGTCCTGGCGGATCACCTGCTGGCGGAAACCGAAGCGCACCTTGGATACCGGCTCGAATGCCACCGTTACCATGAACTTGTCGCCGCTGGTGAGCGAGGCCTTGTAATCCAGCTCGGAACGCACCACCACCAGGTTGATGTTCTGGCGCGCCAGCTCGGCGAAATCGATGCCCTTCTCCAGCAGGAATTCATGGCGGGCATGTTCCAGGTAGTTGAAGTACACCCCGTTATTCACGATGCCCTGCATATCGCATTCGTAATCACGCACCTTGAATTCAACGGTAAAAACGGACATCGGCTGGCTCCATCGGCAATGTAGTGGTCAAAGCACCGGCGACAGGATGCCGCGGCGCGGGGAAGGGAGTGTAGCGTAAAGCTCAAGGTTTGAGAGATGGCTGTTATCGAGTGCTGCTGGATTTGACTTAAGGAGCTTGGTGGTCAGACAAGAACATGCGGCCATGGTTGGCCGCATTGCTGTTTATCGATAGCTGGTCAGTTGCAAGACGGTTGCCGGACCGGCCCTGAATGTCGGGTTAAGCCGGTCTGCTTCCAGCATATGTGGCGAAACGTCATGCGCGCTCAAGGCTTCTGCTGATGTCCAGCGCTCAGTCAGCACAAACTGATCGTTGTTATTTGCCACCCGATGCAGCTCGTATTCAAGGCATCCAGCTTCTGCTCGCACCAGTGGGGCGAGTTTTTCGAATGCTTGAATCTGCTGCTTGCCAAGCCCGGGTTGAACCTGGATGAGAACGATAAGTACAACTTCGTGGGACATAAATCCTCCGTGAATGCATTGGTTAATGATCCCGGAGAGAGTATTCGATCGATTCTGTTCTGGTTATTGAGTTGGCATTTGTTTTGCTGCAATGCACAGACAACAAGTTGTGAAGTTTGTGCAGAGAGTAATGTCCGGATGTGCTTAGCTCAGGGCGTTGGCCGCAGCGCCTTGATCACGTACAGGTCGAAGCGGGTGGACTTGCCGTCCATCACTGCCGAAGGCTTGACGCCGGCGATGGCCGGGCCGCGCTGCGGGCGCTTCACCACCACGCGCACGGTGGCGGCGGCAATGGCGGCGGCCAGCAGTTCGCTGCTGTCCAGGTCGTCGCCGATTACCTGCTGGAAGGCCTGCATGCCTTTCTTGGCGGCGGCGCTTTTCTTGTCGGTGTCGGGGAACATCGGGTCGACGAACACCACCTCCGGGCGCTGCGCCTCCGGCAGTTCGGCCTGTGCGGCCAACCAGCGGCGGGCATCGGCGTGCACCAGCGTCATGCGGCGGGCGATGTCCATGGTGTCCGGGTGCCAGCGTGCGCGCTCCAGCGCGTCGTGCAGCAGCGCAGCGGCTACCGGCGAACGCTCCAGCAGGGTGACCTCGCAGCCCAGCGTGGCCAGTACGAAGCTGTCGCCGCCGAGGCCGGCGGTGGCATCCACCACCCGCGGCAGTTCCTTCGCGCCCTTCAGGCCGATGGCCTTGGCCACCGGCTGGCCGCGGCCGCCACCCTGTTCGCGGCGGTGGCGTGCGGCGCCTTCGACGAATTCGGCATACACCGCGCCATGCTTGCCGCTGGTGAGCAGCTCCAGCCGTTCCGGCCCCAGCTCCAGCCAGTAGCCTTCCTGCGGGCGCTGGGTCACCAGCGGCAGGGCAAAGCGTTCGGCCAGTTGCTGCGCGGTGTCGCGCCGCGCCGGTTCGGCGCAGAAGAGTGGAGTGGCTGCGGTCATGATGCGGTTCCTTGCAAGTGGCGGCGAAGATACGGCAAGCGCCGGGCGGCGGCAATCTTGCTGGCAATAATTCGTGTTGCATAGCATGGGGCCATGAACATGCTTACCGCTTTCTGCCTGGGGCTGGTGCTGTGTGTCTGGCTGCCTGCGCCGCCGGACTGGCACCTGCTGCTGGCAGCCGTGATCGTCGCCTGGCCGCTGTGGTGGCGCCGGCGCACGCTGCTGCTGGCCGTGCTGCTGCTGGGCGTGGTCTATGCCGGCTGGCGCATCGAGCTGCGTCTGGCCGAGCGGCTGCCGGTGGCGCTGGAAGGCGTGCCGCTGCTGCTGGCCGTGCTGCTGCTGGGCGTGGTCTATGCCGGCTGGCGCATCGAGCTGCGTCTGGCCGAGCGGCTGCCGGTGGCGCTGGAAGGCGTGCCGCTGCAGATACATGGCACGGTGCGGGGGCTGGCCGCCACCGGGGAGTTTGGCGTGCGCTTTCGCTTGCAGCCGGATGAGGCCGACCGCCGGGAGCATGGTTTGCCGCCGCTACTGGAGCTGAACGATTACGCCAGGCAGGACTGGCCGCCGGGCAGCCGCTGGCAGCTGTTGGTGCGTTTGCGCCAGCCGCGCGGTGCGGCCAACGTGGCCGGCTTCGATGCCGCGCGCTGGTACTGGAGCGAAGCCGTGCAGGCCACCGGCAGCGTCGGCAAGCACCGGCGGGCGCTGGCGGCGGACTGTGGCTGGCAGTGCCGGCTGGATACGCTGCGACAGGCGGTGGTGACGCGGCTGGCCAGCAGCATCGGCCCGGGGCGCGATGCGGCACTGGTGGCGGCACTGGCGGTGGGCGCGCAGCAGGGAATTGCCCGGCCCGAATGGCAGGCGCTGGCGGCCACCGGCCTGACGCACGCGGTGAGCGTGTCGGGCCTGCATATCACGCTGGTGGCCGGGCTGGTGCTGTGGCTGGTGCGCCGGCTGCTGCGGCCGTGGCCGCGCTGCCAGCCGCAGCGGCTTGCCCTGCTGGCCTCGCTGTTGGGCGCCGTGGCCTATGCCTTGCTGGCCGGGTTTTCGGTGCCGACACAGCGCACGGTGTGGATGCTGGCCGCCACCGTGGCGGCGCTGTGGCAATGGCGCAGCCTGTCCGGCTGGCAGGTATGGTTGGCCGCACTGGCGGTGGTGCTGCTGATCGACCCGTTCGCCGTGCTGGCGGCCGGCTTCTGGTTATCGTTCGGCCTGGTCGGCGCCTTGATCGCCGGCGAGAGCGGGTTGCGCCGCCGCCCTGGCTACTGGCCGGCGCTGCTGGGCGCGCAATGGCGTGCCACGCTGGCCTCGCTGCCGCCGCTGGCGGCCATGTTCGGGCAGTGGCCGCTGCTGTCGCCGCTGGCCAATGCGCTGGGCATTCCGCTGGTGTCGCTGTTGCTGACGCCGCTCGCGCTCTTGGCCGCCGCCTTGCCCTGGGCCTGGCTGGCGCGGCTGGCGGGTTGGGCGGCGGCCGGTTTCTGGTGGTGGGTGGACTGGCTGGCCGCCGGGCCGCAGTGGTGGTTTCCAGCCTTGCCCTGGCCGCTGTTGCCGGCGGCGCTGCTGGGTACGCTCTGCCTGGTGCTGCCGTTGTCGCGCAGCCTGCGGCTGGCAGGCCTCCTGTTGTTGCTGCCCCTGCTGCTGTACCGCGCGCCGCGCCCACTGGCGGGCGAGCTGCGGGTGGAAATGATCGACGTGGGGCAGGGGCTGGCGGTGCTGTTGCAGACGTCGCGGCATGATTTGTTGTTCGACACCGGCGCCGGCGATGCCGGCCGCGTGCTGCTGCCGGTGTTGCGTGCGCTGGGGGCAAGTGCGCCGGCGCTGATGCTGTCGCACCACGACGCCGATCATGATGGCGCCGCCGCCGGTGTGTTGGCGGCCCTGCCGGTGCCGCAGCTATGGCGCGGCCAGCCCGGCAGCGTGCCGGAACACCAGGCTCAGCCCTGCCGCGCGGGGCAAAGCTGGGTGTGGGACGGGGTGCGTTTCGACGTGTTGTGGCCGCGGGCGGAGACCAGCGGGGAGGATAATGCGCACAGCTGCGTGTTGCGGGTGGCCACCTGGCGGCAGGCGATCCTGCTGACCGGCGATGCGCCGCAGGCGGTGGAACTGGAACTGCTGCGGCGCTACGGTGCGGCCTTGCGCAGCCAGGTGCTGGTGGTGGGGCATCACGGTAGCCGTACTTCCAGTGCCGAGGCGTGGCTGGATACCGTGCAGCCGCAGTACGCACTGATCAGCGTGGGCTATCACAACCGTTACCGCCATCCGCACCCGCTGGTGCTGCAAAGGTTGGCCGCGCGGGCGCTGCCGCCGTGGCGCACCGATCAGCTGGGGGCGCTGCAGTTGCGGCTGGGGGCGCAGATCGACATCACGCCGCGCCGCCAGCGCCGTTACTGGCAGCCGGCGGATCAGGCGGCCGGCAGGTAGCTGACGGCGCGCACCACGTTGCCGCGCTCGCGGTATTCCAGTTCGTCGAACGACAGCCGGCGCGCAATCATGATGCCGCGGCCGTGGCTGGCCAGCAGTTCGCCCGGTTCGCGGGTGAGAAAGTGCTGCCAGTCGAAGCCGTCGCCCTGGTCGCGGATCTCGAAACTCAGCGCCCTGGCACTGCGTTCCAGGCCAAGGCTGACCTTGCGCGCACCCAGCACCGGGTCGGCCAGGCGGCGTTCCAGCTCCTGCTCCCAGCGCTCCTGCTGCTGCAGCCGGGTTTTTTCCTCGAAGCTGACACCCAGGTTGCCGTGTTCGATGGCGTTGACGATCAGTTCGAACAGGCCGGTGGCCACCTTTTCCGGCTCCGGGCTGGTCTTGGCCAGCAGCGCGGCCACGTGGCGAGCCTCCTGCAGGGTGTGGAAGCTGAACTCGGCACGGTCCAGGAACTGCAGCGCGCCCATCTGCTGGTTGGCCAGCTCGCGGAAATACTGGTGGCGATCCCAGTGCACGGTGGCGGCGGCCACCACCGCCAGCAGCATGTCGCGCGAGAACGGCTTGGTGAGGTAGTAGAAGGCGCCGGACGACAGCCCCTCCTGCACGCTGGCCGCAGCGCCCACCGCGGTCTGCATGATCACCGGCAGGAAGGCCAGGTGCGGGTTGGCCTTCATGCGGCGCAGTAGTTCGAAGCCGCTGATGCCCGGCATCATTTTGTCCAGCAGCACGGCGGCGTACTGTTCGCCCTCGCGCTGCAGAATCTGCCAGGCATCCTCGCCGTTGTCGGCGGCGACGGTTTCGTAGCCGGCGTCCTGCAGCAGCTCTCCCAGCAGCTCCAGGTTGAACGGTTCGTCGTCTACCAGTAACAAACGCTTGGCCATGTCATTTCTCCTTGTTCAGGCCGTATTGCCGCCGCGGCAGGGTGAAGCTGAAGATGGCGCCGCCACCTTCCGCATTGTGTACTGCAATGGCGCCGCCGTGGGCATGCACGATCTCGCGGCAGATGGCCAGGCCCAGGCCGGTACCACCGGCACCGGTCTTGGTCAGGCTGCTCTGGATGAATTTGTCGAAAATCTGTTCGCGCTCGTGCTCCGGCACGCCGGGGCCGTAGTCGCGCACATCCACGCGCAGCGGTGCTTCCGGGCTGCTGCCGGGCACGATGTCCACGCTGACGCGGGCGCCCTGCGGGCTGAACTTGATGGCGTTGGACAGCAGGTTGCGCACCACCTG
This Vogesella sp. LIG4 DNA region includes the following protein-coding sequences:
- a CDS encoding arsenate reductase ArsC, which encodes MTDKVYNVLILCTGNSARSILGEALINNLGQGRFRGYSAGSQPTGKVNPYALKTLEKHGIATAGYRSKSWDEFALPDAPQMDFVFTVCGNADGEACPVWPGHPMRAHWGVEDPAGVGSNDEEAMAAFARAFMILKRRVELFMSLPVDKLDALALRQKLAEIGKQ
- a CDS encoding helix-turn-helix transcriptional regulator, whose translation is MESTLVVRMLAALAQETRLAVFRQLVEAGPAGRAAGELATALDCAPATLSFHLKELVHAGLIAGRQEGRFVIYAANFAAMNGLLGYLTDNCCQASPADGCGC
- a CDS encoding class I SAM-dependent methyltransferase — encoded protein: MTAATPLFCAEPARRDTAQQLAERFALPLVTQRPQEGYWLELGPERLELLTSGKHGAVYAEFVEGAARHRREQGGGRGQPVAKAIGLKGAKELPRVVDATAGLGGDSFVLATLGCEVTLLERSPVAAALLHDALERARWHPDTMDIARRMTLVHADARRWLAAQAELPEAQRPEVVFVDPMFPDTDKKSAAAKKGMQAFQQVIGDDLDSSELLAAAIAAATVRVVVKRPQRGPAIAGVKPSAVMDGKSTRFDLYVIKALRPTP
- a CDS encoding thioesterase family protein; translation: MSVFTVEFKVRDYECDMQGIVNNGVYFNYLEHARHEFLLEKGIDFAELARQNINLVVVRSELDYKASLTSGDKFMVTVAFEPVSKVRFGFRQQVIRQDDGKVVLEGLIVGTAINERGRPSVPAEFAAQLAD
- a CDS encoding methyl-accepting chemotaxis protein, with translation MRFLDNLGLRAKFLVSFLGSGGILVTAILYCLWQIHGISRDSHVISDTSLPSLQAVADISQLRLRYRVRSLEYMLSTQPAEQTKTAQSMQQLDASLGKAFQAYEPLISSEAERKAYQQALQAAADYRTTVEQAIALRASGQEDAAQALRKGEWVKRANLLRDQTDALTRLSADEARAAGSRAQEAAQSSIRSGIIALLLGIALALVLSLLIASGMAARLAETVAAARRIAGGDLRGELPAASRDEVGKLIQAMADMQVALREAMLGTRRNADSLRQSSEELNQSVQRMEHAVEQQGEAASGIAANAENLTSSISEVADSTVAAAELSSSSDLQARAGHDSLLGLIGELQQVSRVVIGAAERISQLQEESARISSIVAVIRDIADQTNLLALNAAIEAARAGEHGRGFAVVADEVRKLSEKTAQSTSEIVQMVSAIQHSTSEVVQEVGNSVTLANDSVHRAELAGDSLSQLRQLSQQVAGIMSTLSAALQQQARASTEVAQRIEVVVSHSADVTHIAHHAAATSGVMKDVVADMERMVARFQV
- a CDS encoding ArsI/CadI family heavy metal resistance metalloenzyme, giving the protein MKRMHIHVAVDDLAASIRFYNALFGAEPTVHKPDYAKWMLDDPRVNFAISQRGARPGLDHLGIQTESAEELAELKQRIDAAGLAALSEEGTTCCYAVSDKHWLQDPSGIAWESYHTLDTAPTYNTAPAAVAANPDSCCAPASGAISEAACCAPAPQRVQLIARKNIEATVSRERKSRD
- a CDS encoding MIP/aquaporin family protein, giving the protein MNARAYVAEALGTALLLVVGLGSGIMAQQLAGGNVALALLANTLATGAGLLVLITVFAPLSGAHLNPAVSLVMARCGQLPWRQLLPYVACQLAGALAGVLLTHAMFDLPLLQVAQHARTGWSQWLSEAVATAGLLLVIFGAMRHAGERIPLLVALYIVAAYWFTASSAFANPAITLARCLSDTFAGIRPQDVSGYVLAQLAGALLGGSLGSWLFATPPVRQAATAAVSDLAG
- a CDS encoding glycine zipper 2TM domain-containing protein produces the protein MSRLRLTATLSLLSVALLAGCTSMYGSDSAAVYSQSDMRQIHDVEYGKVLDVKSVRMEGSKNDLLTLGGTALGGIAGSSVGQGKGSAAGAIVGAMIGGVAAEGMQRGSSKAAYELTIQTDKGRTISIVQEADVPISAGQRVKILSGNGTARVLPM
- a CDS encoding ABC transporter substrate-binding protein gives rise to the protein MKTLCLLLALLCSQYCLAAGQSITLAAAEYPPYTTATDPAGGLIGAIARAAFAQRGISLRLSFRPWVRALSEVQNGHFDGLLGLWYSQERSGFLYFSLPIYNTTLGFFSRCDHRVNVSELAQLRTLRIGTVQGYKNPDSFEQAGLHSVDAEDDMSNLYKLAAGRLDLVLIDREVAQYLQRQAKPALSVPLCWEEPPLEVMPLHIAFSRHKTESGRLLTEFSQGLTALHQSGEYERILRHYGATP
- a CDS encoding GNAT family N-acetyltransferase, which gives rise to MLIRKMTEADFQRFWPVFQGVIAAQDSYAFAPDMTLQQGWQLWGELPLQTWVAEDDGELLGSYFLKANAAGPGSHVANCGYMVSPAARGRGIAAAMCEHSQQQAREAGFLAMQFNSVVASNKVAVALWQKLGFAIVGRVPLAYRHRELGLVDILVMHKQLG
- a CDS encoding putative quinol monooxygenase translates to MSHEVVLIVLIQVQPGLGKQQIQAFEKLAPLVRAEAGCLEYELHRVANNNDQFVLTERWTSAEALSAHDVSPHMLEADRLNPTFRAGPATVLQLTSYR
- a CDS encoding SlyX family protein, with the translated sequence MESRITELEIKLALQEELLDALNLTVARQQQQIDLLQEQLRHLYRLQQAGNQPEEQRSLRDDIPPHY